A genomic region of Alistipes megaguti contains the following coding sequences:
- the rsmA gene encoding 16S rRNA (adenine(1518)-N(6)/adenine(1519)-N(6))-dimethyltransferase RsmA has translation MTEVRAKKSLGQHFLVDLNIARKICDSLSGGTPEAPCPTLEVGCGMGVLTQFLLRRADLVTWGAEIDTESVEYLHAHYPNFTPRLIEGDFLKLDLRERFPGGLHLIGNFPYNISSQIFFKVLENRDLVPECVGMIQKEVAVRIAEPPGSKEYGILSVLLQAWYDIEYLFTVNETVFNPPPKVKSAVIRLRRNAVKRLDCDETLFIKVVKASFGQRRKMLRNSLKAVFGDFGGAEHPFFTRRAETLSVAEFVELTRWVSERLKN, from the coding sequence ATGACCGAAGTACGCGCCAAAAAGTCTCTGGGCCAACATTTTCTGGTCGATCTGAACATTGCACGCAAGATTTGCGACTCGCTCTCGGGTGGGACACCCGAGGCACCCTGCCCGACACTTGAGGTGGGGTGTGGAATGGGTGTGCTCACGCAATTCCTGCTGCGCCGCGCCGACCTCGTGACCTGGGGGGCCGAGATCGATACCGAGAGTGTCGAATATCTTCATGCGCACTACCCGAATTTCACACCCCGGCTGATCGAGGGCGATTTTCTGAAACTCGACCTGCGCGAGCGCTTCCCCGGGGGGCTGCACCTGATCGGCAACTTTCCCTACAACATTTCGTCGCAGATCTTCTTCAAGGTGCTGGAAAACCGCGATCTCGTTCCCGAATGCGTGGGGATGATCCAGAAGGAGGTAGCCGTGCGGATCGCCGAGCCGCCCGGATCGAAGGAGTATGGCATCCTGTCGGTACTGTTGCAGGCGTGGTACGACATCGAGTACCTCTTCACGGTCAACGAGACGGTTTTCAACCCGCCCCCGAAGGTCAAAAGTGCGGTGATCCGCCTGCGCCGGAACGCCGTAAAGAGGCTCGACTGCGACGAAACGCTCTTCATCAAGGTTGTCAAGGCCTCGTTCGGACAGCGGCGCAAGATGCTGCGCAATTCGCTGAAGGCGGTCTTCGGCGACTTCGGCGGTGCGGAGCACCCCTTCTTCACACGGCGTGCCGAGACTCTGTCGGTAGCAGAATTTGTCGAATTGACCCGCTGGGTGTCAGAACGGCTGAAGAACTGA
- a CDS encoding chorismate synthase has protein sequence MNQYGVNFRLAIWGESHGAQVGISMDGVPAGLSLSEADFEADLARRRSGARGTTPRRETDRPMIVSGLYNGHTTGAPLTVVFANENTRSGDYANLERHFRPSHADWVAFRKFGGYNDSRGGGHFSARLTVALVAAGVVAKKMLPEGVRFATRLTEIGGCDDPARFDELLREAAAERDSLGGVVECRVAGVPVGIGEPFFDSVESRVAHLLFSIPAVKGVEFGSGFAGSRLRGSQNNDPILDGEGHTATNHAGGINGGITNGNEVVVRAALKPTPSISRPQETYNLTTDRVEPLEIRGRHDVCVALRGAVVVEAAVAIALADLWRSR, from the coding sequence ATGAATCAATACGGAGTGAATTTCCGGCTCGCCATCTGGGGCGAGTCACACGGTGCGCAGGTCGGCATCTCGATGGATGGAGTGCCGGCCGGATTGTCCCTTTCGGAGGCGGATTTCGAGGCCGATCTGGCCCGCCGCCGGAGCGGTGCGCGGGGGACGACGCCGCGGCGCGAGACGGACCGGCCGATGATCGTCTCGGGACTTTACAACGGCCATACGACCGGTGCGCCGCTGACGGTCGTCTTTGCCAACGAGAATACCCGTTCGGGTGATTACGCCAATCTGGAGCGCCATTTCCGCCCGTCGCACGCCGACTGGGTGGCCTTCCGCAAGTTCGGGGGATACAACGATTCGCGGGGCGGCGGCCACTTTTCGGCGCGGCTGACCGTGGCGCTGGTGGCCGCGGGGGTGGTGGCCAAGAAGATGCTGCCCGAAGGGGTGCGTTTCGCCACGCGCCTTACGGAGATCGGCGGATGTGACGATCCGGCGCGTTTCGACGAGCTGCTGCGCGAGGCGGCGGCCGAGCGCGATTCGCTGGGCGGCGTGGTTGAATGCCGTGTCGCGGGAGTGCCCGTCGGGATCGGCGAACCCTTCTTCGATTCGGTCGAGAGCCGGGTGGCACACCTGCTCTTCTCGATTCCGGCGGTCAAGGGGGTGGAGTTCGGCAGCGGATTTGCCGGAAGCCGTCTCCGCGGGTCGCAGAACAACGACCCGATCCTCGACGGCGAGGGGCACACGGCGACGAACCATGCCGGTGGAATCAACGGCGGCATTACGAACGGCAACGAGGTGGTGGTGCGTGCGGCGCTGAAGCCCACGCCGAGCATCTCCCGACCGCAGGAGACCTACAATCTGACGACCGACCGCGTTGAGCCGCTCGAGATCCGGGGACGTCACGATGTCTGTGTAGCCCTGCGCGGAGCGGTGGTTGTCGAGGCAGCCGTTGCCATTGCGTTGGCCGATCTCTGGAGAAGCCGATGA
- a CDS encoding pitrilysin family protein, translated as MRPPRITPSEVDIQLAEKHTLANGVALYTLASEDFEVLRFSFVFRAGSAVQTVPFSASAAANLLAEGSTEHSAQQIAEQLDYYGSWYDVNIDRDYAYISFATLSKFFDHTLAVAEEILLRPAFPEAELRTYAAKRRQRLAIDRTKVDVEAREAFARALFGPRHPYGISSSEELYDSLTRRDVVEFYRRFYTAERCFVVCSGRIGDHELQALGNLAGRLPRRGVVEDPRFPAPETVHEAFVDHPGAVQSSLRLGRLLFPRQHPDFVGMQVVATALGGYFGSRLMQNLRERNGYTYGVVAAMVNFERAGYFAVATQVGTDVTRQALGEIYREIELLRTDPMPEEELALVKNMMTGEMMRILDGPFGIADVTIENILCGTDNHIIGENIRRIRSMPPDDVLKLARKYLAREDLVTVVAGPAGLGSRF; from the coding sequence ATGAGACCGCCCCGCATTACCCCTTCGGAAGTTGACATACAGCTGGCCGAAAAACACACGCTTGCCAACGGCGTGGCCCTTTACACGCTGGCCTCGGAGGATTTCGAGGTGCTGCGCTTTTCGTTTGTCTTCCGGGCCGGATCGGCCGTGCAGACGGTTCCCTTCTCGGCCTCGGCGGCGGCCAATCTCCTGGCCGAAGGCTCCACCGAGCATTCGGCGCAGCAGATCGCCGAACAATTGGACTACTACGGCTCGTGGTACGACGTGAATATCGACCGCGACTATGCCTATATCAGTTTTGCCACGCTCTCGAAATTTTTCGACCATACGCTCGCCGTGGCCGAGGAGATTCTGCTCCGTCCGGCCTTCCCCGAGGCGGAGCTGCGTACGTACGCCGCCAAACGTCGCCAGCGGTTGGCGATCGACCGCACGAAAGTCGATGTCGAGGCCCGCGAGGCCTTTGCCCGGGCGCTCTTCGGGCCGCGTCACCCTTACGGCATCTCCTCGTCGGAGGAACTCTACGATTCGCTCACGCGGCGGGATGTCGTGGAGTTTTACCGCCGTTTCTACACGGCCGAACGTTGCTTTGTCGTCTGCAGCGGCCGCATCGGCGACCACGAACTGCAGGCTTTGGGCAATTTGGCCGGTCGGCTTCCGCGCCGAGGCGTGGTGGAGGATCCTCGCTTTCCGGCCCCGGAGACCGTTCATGAGGCGTTTGTCGACCATCCCGGGGCCGTGCAGTCATCGTTGCGGCTTGGACGGCTGCTCTTCCCGCGGCAGCATCCCGATTTCGTCGGAATGCAGGTCGTGGCCACGGCTCTGGGCGGTTACTTCGGATCGCGTCTGATGCAGAATCTCCGCGAACGAAACGGTTATACCTATGGTGTGGTGGCTGCAATGGTCAATTTCGAACGGGCCGGTTATTTTGCCGTGGCGACGCAGGTCGGGACCGATGTGACGCGCCAGGCGCTCGGGGAAATCTATCGCGAGATCGAACTCCTGCGCACGGATCCTATGCCGGAGGAGGAGCTTGCGCTGGTGAAGAACATGATGACGGGTGAGATGATGCGGATTCTCGACGGGCCGTTCGGCATTGCCGACGTCACGATCGAGAATATCCTCTGCGGGACCGACAACCACATCATCGGCGAGAACATCCGCCGCATCCGGAGCATGCCCCCGGACGATGTGCTGAAACTGGCCCGCAAGTATCTGGCCCGCGAGGATCTGGTAACGGTTGTGGCCGGCCCCGCCGGCTTGGGAAGCCGGTTTTAG
- the recQ gene encoding DNA helicase RecQ, translating to MKQFDSSLLHDKLKEYFGFSSFKGNQEAVIRNVLEGKDTFVLMPTGGGKSLCYQLPALLMDGVAIIISPLIALMKNQVDSMRTFSAESGIAHFLNSSLNKTAVAQVRQDVLDGKTKLLYFAPESLTKEDNVAFLRKIKVSFYAIDEAHCISEWGHDFRPEYRRIRPIINEIGQAPLIALTATATPKVQMDIQKNLGMTDAQVFKSSFNRPNLYYEIRPKHNIDHEIIRFIKQNEGKSGIIYCLSRKKVEELTELLIANGIRARAYHAGMDAATRAANQDDFLMERVDVIVATIAFGMGIDKPDVRYVIHYDMPKSLEGYYQETGRAGRDGGEGYCLAFYSYKDIQKLEKFMQGKPVAEQEIGKLLLQETVSYAESSMCRRKTLLHYFGEEYTEDNCGNCDNCRNPKPKVDARAALKMALEALRDIGDKFKSDYLINVLVGKNTALIKSYGHNTSKWFGAGADHDARFWGAVLRQGLILGLIDKNIENYGLISINKKGENYIAMPYPVTITLDHDYDEEEKEAEAVAPMGKGGAADEELFAMLKDLRKKVAKQHGLPPFVIFQDPSLEDMAIQYPITLEEMQNITGVGAGKARKFGEEFIKLIKAYVEEKEIIRPQDMVVKGVASKSGNKIFIIQSIDRKMDFEDIARAKDLDFDELLTEIEAIVNAGTKLDISYYLKEFMDEDKIQDIYLYFKEDAESDSLDAAIEELGSDYTEEEIRLVRIQFICEQGN from the coding sequence ATGAAACAGTTCGATTCATCCCTGTTGCATGACAAGTTGAAGGAATATTTCGGCTTCTCGTCATTCAAAGGGAATCAGGAGGCGGTAATCCGCAACGTGCTGGAGGGCAAGGATACTTTCGTGCTGATGCCTACGGGCGGCGGCAAATCGTTGTGCTACCAGTTGCCCGCACTCCTGATGGACGGCGTAGCGATCATCATCTCGCCGCTGATCGCCCTGATGAAGAATCAGGTCGACTCCATGCGCACCTTCTCGGCCGAATCGGGCATCGCCCACTTCCTCAATTCGTCGCTCAACAAGACCGCCGTGGCCCAGGTGCGCCAGGACGTGCTCGACGGCAAGACCAAACTGCTCTATTTCGCCCCCGAATCGCTCACCAAGGAGGACAACGTCGCCTTCCTGCGTAAAATAAAGGTGTCGTTCTACGCCATCGACGAGGCCCACTGCATCTCGGAATGGGGACACGACTTCCGCCCCGAGTATCGCCGTATCCGCCCGATCATCAACGAAATCGGACAGGCCCCGCTGATCGCCCTCACGGCCACGGCAACGCCCAAGGTGCAGATGGACATCCAGAAGAACCTCGGCATGACGGATGCCCAAGTCTTCAAGTCGTCGTTCAACCGCCCGAACCTCTACTACGAGATCCGCCCCAAACACAACATCGACCACGAAATCATCCGCTTCATCAAACAGAACGAGGGCAAGAGCGGCATCATCTACTGCCTGAGCCGCAAGAAGGTCGAGGAGCTCACCGAACTGCTCATCGCCAACGGCATCCGCGCCCGGGCCTATCATGCCGGCATGGATGCCGCCACACGCGCCGCCAATCAGGACGACTTCCTCATGGAGCGGGTCGATGTCATCGTCGCCACGATCGCCTTCGGCATGGGCATCGACAAACCCGACGTGCGCTACGTGATCCACTACGACATGCCCAAATCGCTCGAAGGATACTACCAGGAGACCGGCCGCGCCGGACGTGACGGCGGCGAAGGCTACTGCCTGGCCTTCTACAGCTACAAGGATATCCAGAAACTCGAGAAATTCATGCAGGGCAAGCCCGTTGCCGAACAGGAGATCGGCAAACTGCTCCTGCAGGAGACGGTCTCCTATGCCGAGAGTTCGATGTGCCGCCGCAAGACGCTGCTCCACTACTTCGGCGAAGAGTACACCGAGGACAATTGCGGCAACTGCGACAACTGCCGCAACCCCAAACCCAAGGTCGACGCCCGGGCCGCCCTGAAGATGGCTCTCGAGGCGTTGCGCGACATCGGCGACAAGTTCAAGTCCGACTACCTGATCAACGTGCTCGTGGGCAAGAATACGGCGCTGATCAAAAGCTACGGCCACAACACCTCGAAATGGTTCGGAGCCGGCGCCGATCACGACGCACGCTTCTGGGGCGCCGTGCTGCGCCAGGGGCTGATCCTCGGACTGATCGACAAGAACATCGAAAACTACGGACTGATCTCGATCAACAAAAAGGGCGAGAACTACATCGCCATGCCCTACCCCGTGACCATCACCCTCGACCACGACTACGACGAGGAGGAGAAGGAGGCCGAAGCCGTCGCCCCGATGGGCAAGGGCGGAGCCGCCGACGAGGAGCTCTTCGCCATGCTGAAGGATCTGCGCAAGAAGGTCGCCAAACAACACGGCCTGCCGCCGTTTGTCATCTTCCAGGACCCCTCACTCGAGGATATGGCCATCCAGTACCCGATTACGCTCGAGGAGATGCAGAACATCACGGGCGTAGGTGCCGGCAAGGCCCGGAAATTCGGCGAGGAGTTCATCAAGCTCATCAAGGCCTACGTCGAGGAGAAGGAGATCATCCGTCCGCAGGATATGGTCGTCAAGGGAGTGGCCAGCAAGTCGGGCAACAAGATCTTCATCATCCAGTCCATCGACCGCAAGATGGATTTCGAAGATATCGCCCGGGCCAAGGACCTCGATTTCGACGAGCTGCTCACCGAAATCGAAGCCATCGTCAATGCCGGCACGAAACTCGACATCTCCTACTATCTGAAGGAGTTCATGGACGAGGACAAGATCCAGGACATCTACCTCTACTTCAAGGAGGATGCCGAGAGCGATTCGCTGGATGCCGCCATCGAGGAACTGGGCTCCGACTACACCGAAGAGGAGATCCGTCTGGTCCGCATCCAGTTCATCTGCGAACAGGGCAACTGA
- a CDS encoding M23 family metallopeptidase, giving the protein MRRFLTTMLLAATCVGASAQTQTANRGQRLNPDDYIFPVQQASRLFSANFGELRPGHFHAGVDIKTDGEEGHPLVAVADGYVSRMTVSAGGYGRALYLTLRNGTTAVYGHLQRFRKDLEECLRSERYARRANGVDLWFEPDRWPVHQGDVIGYAGNSGSSMGPHLHYEIRDTPTQRLHNPVRERIVRPEDNLPPRILRIHYVEVDTLDGVPVRSPAESYAVVRDADGRYRLTRGEPVEVGRRGYFILETSDRRNGVYNTFGVWRVEARCDDQPYFEYRMDGFTHDLSRCCDAVSCYPLKIGSRNEVIRLAQLAGAPDLFYPRMVERGVVRCEPGASRRIRIEVEDDCGNRSSIEFPIVGRREEFRAEVDSAAVALFPGRNSLVRIGDEAVARIQKGSLYEPLFVHPRRLDQPQSRAGVVVLSPVYRFLEATTPLYSPALVTIRTQVPPRLRLHAVLAGRGSKGGLYHVGGTYSNGAVTAVTRTTGDLLVVADTLPPTVRPLFTDGASLSSAAELRFRTSDNFSGIASWTLLIDGEWVPCDRFPMKGTLVHRFDRPAAHRRHTYELTVRDACGNSARHSGSFVR; this is encoded by the coding sequence ATGCGACGATTTCTGACAACGATGCTTCTGGCCGCGACGTGCGTCGGAGCCTCGGCTCAAACCCAAACTGCGAACCGCGGGCAGCGGCTCAATCCCGACGATTATATTTTTCCCGTACAGCAGGCTTCGCGGCTCTTTTCGGCCAATTTCGGCGAACTGCGCCCGGGACACTTCCACGCCGGTGTGGACATCAAGACCGACGGCGAGGAGGGCCATCCGCTGGTGGCTGTGGCCGACGGCTATGTTTCGCGCATGACGGTTTCGGCGGGCGGCTACGGACGGGCGCTCTACCTGACGCTCCGGAACGGTACGACGGCCGTCTACGGCCATCTGCAGCGCTTTCGCAAGGACCTCGAGGAGTGTCTCCGCTCGGAGCGTTACGCCCGCCGTGCGAACGGCGTCGACCTCTGGTTCGAGCCCGACCGCTGGCCCGTGCATCAGGGCGACGTCATCGGCTACGCGGGCAACAGCGGTTCGTCGATGGGGCCCCACCTTCACTACGAGATCCGCGACACCCCGACGCAGCGCCTCCACAACCCGGTTCGCGAGCGTATTGTCCGCCCCGAGGACAACCTCCCGCCGCGCATCCTGCGCATCCATTATGTGGAGGTCGACACGCTCGACGGAGTTCCCGTGCGGAGCCCCGCGGAGAGTTATGCCGTCGTGCGCGATGCCGACGGCCGTTACCGGCTGACGCGCGGCGAACCGGTCGAAGTCGGACGCCGCGGATACTTTATCCTCGAGACCTCCGACCGCCGCAACGGCGTCTACAACACCTTCGGCGTCTGGCGTGTTGAGGCCCGCTGCGACGATCAACCCTATTTCGAGTACCGCATGGATGGCTTTACGCACGATCTGTCGCGCTGTTGCGACGCCGTGAGCTGCTATCCGCTCAAAATCGGTTCGCGCAACGAGGTGATCCGGCTGGCCCAGCTGGCCGGGGCTCCCGACCTCTTCTACCCGCGGATGGTCGAACGGGGCGTGGTGCGGTGTGAGCCGGGCGCCAGCCGCCGCATCCGCATCGAGGTCGAGGATGACTGCGGCAACCGCTCCTCGATCGAGTTCCCGATCGTGGGGCGTCGCGAGGAGTTCCGTGCCGAGGTGGATTCCGCGGCCGTGGCCCTCTTCCCGGGGCGGAACTCCCTGGTACGGATCGGCGACGAGGCCGTGGCCCGTATCCAGAAGGGTTCGCTCTACGAGCCGTTGTTCGTCCATCCCCGGCGTCTCGATCAGCCGCAGAGTCGCGCCGGAGTCGTCGTCCTGTCGCCCGTCTACCGTTTTCTTGAGGCCACGACGCCCCTTTACAGCCCGGCGTTGGTGACCATCCGGACCCAGGTGCCGCCCCGTCTGCGGCTGCATGCCGTCCTGGCCGGCCGCGGCAGCAAGGGTGGTCTTTATCACGTTGGCGGAACCTATTCGAATGGGGCCGTGACGGCCGTCACGCGCACGACAGGCGATCTGCTCGTCGTGGCCGACACGCTGCCCCCGACCGTCCGTCCGCTCTTTACCGACGGCGCGTCGCTCTCCTCGGCCGCCGAACTGCGTTTCCGCACGTCGGACAACTTCTCGGGCATCGCCTCCTGGACGCTCCTCATCGACGGCGAATGGGTCCCCTGCGACCGTTTCCCAATGAAAGGAACCCTCGTTCATCGCTTCGATCGTCCTGCAGCCCATCGTCGCCATACCTACGAACTGACGGTCCGCGATGCCTGCGGAAATTCCGCCCGCCATTCCGGTTCATTTGTCCGGTAG
- the prmC gene encoding peptide chain release factor N(5)-glutamine methyltransferase, translating into MTRREAIERITARLTGLYDAREARNLARLLVAGREGISLSALLTDPGAELRARGAEKPEGLEGLDGTSREKGASCEKGASYGAGELGRLGADVERLAAGEPLQYVLGESEFYGRRFAVRRGVLIPRPETEELVDRIVHSVRGRAGEAGECEPPLRTPLAGRGLRILDVGTGSGCIAVSLALELPAAEVYAADISDEALEVAAENCRRLGARVTLRRADALTDLAEQFPERFDVIVSNPPYVPESDREAMHPNVRDYEPALALFVPDDDPLRFYRAIARSGRRMLRPGGRLWFEIYEHAAAQMADMLAAEGYTATEIYRDLFDKERMTCSRLEK; encoded by the coding sequence ATGACACGCCGCGAAGCCATCGAACGCATTACGGCCCGCCTGACGGGTCTCTATGATGCCCGCGAGGCCCGGAACCTGGCCCGCCTGCTGGTTGCCGGGCGGGAAGGCATCTCGCTCTCGGCGCTGCTGACCGACCCCGGGGCCGAACTGCGGGCGAGAGGGGCTGAAAAGCCGGAGGGCCTGGAAGGGCTGGACGGAACGTCGCGTGAGAAGGGGGCGTCGTGTGAGAAGGGTGCGTCGTACGGGGCGGGGGAGCTCGGACGCTTGGGTGCAGATGTCGAACGACTGGCCGCGGGCGAACCCCTGCAGTACGTGCTTGGCGAGAGCGAATTCTACGGACGTCGCTTTGCGGTGCGCCGGGGGGTGCTGATCCCGCGCCCCGAGACCGAGGAGCTGGTCGACCGCATCGTCCACAGTGTGCGGGGACGAGCCGGCGAAGCGGGGGAGTGTGAACCGCCCTTGCGAACTCCGCTTGCGGGCCGTGGGCTCCGGATCCTCGACGTGGGGACCGGAAGCGGCTGTATTGCCGTCTCGCTGGCGCTGGAGCTCCCCGCAGCCGAAGTCTATGCCGCCGATATCTCGGATGAGGCGCTGGAGGTCGCCGCCGAGAACTGCCGCCGGCTCGGGGCCCGCGTGACGCTGCGGCGGGCCGATGCACTGACCGATCTGGCGGAGCAATTTCCCGAACGATTTGATGTGATCGTCTCAAACCCTCCCTATGTCCCCGAGAGCGACCGCGAGGCGATGCACCCCAACGTGCGCGATTACGAACCGGCACTGGCGTTGTTCGTGCCGGACGACGATCCGCTGCGCTTCTACCGTGCCATTGCGCGCTCCGGGCGGCGGATGCTGCGACCGGGCGGGCGCCTCTGGTTCGAGATCTACGAACACGCCGCCGCGCAGATGGCCGACATGCTTGCGGCCGAGGGATATACGGCCACCGAAATCTACCGGGACCTCTTCGATAAGGAACGAATGACATGCAGCCGACTCGAAAAATAA
- the aroA gene encoding 3-phosphoshikimate 1-carboxyvinyltransferase has protein sequence MDKTVPPGRVKGTLTPPCSKSYAQRALAAALLSEEPTVLRNLEFCDDTRSALHCIRTLGARVEQVDATSLSIRGGLNPHGRTLEVGESGLATRLFTPIASLCRTPIRIVGRGTLLVRPMTMMLEPLRQLGVTVHDNDGFLPVEVCGPMHGGEVEVDGSVSSQFITGLLLALPRAASDTTLHVRNAVSTPYLDMTLDTAARFGVEISQRDYEEFYIPGNQHFAATYFSIEGDWSAAAMLLVAGATAGEITVRNVSMLSKQADTAICTALVRAGAAVINDEESVTVAHRPLHGFEFDATNCPDLFPALAALAAAAEGVSTIRGTSRLEYKECNRAEAICEEYGRLGIEVDLSEEDVMRIRGGAIHAARTQSHGDHRMAMSLAVAALRADGEVTIEGAESVAKSYPTFFEDLARVRES, from the coding sequence ATGGACAAAACGGTTCCGCCAGGCCGCGTCAAAGGCACGCTGACGCCGCCCTGCTCGAAAAGTTATGCACAGCGTGCTCTGGCTGCGGCCCTGCTCTCCGAAGAACCCACGGTGCTGCGCAATCTGGAATTCTGCGACGATACGCGCTCGGCGCTGCACTGCATCCGTACGCTCGGCGCCCGCGTCGAACAGGTCGACGCCACGTCGCTCTCGATCCGCGGTGGTCTGAATCCCCACGGCCGGACGCTCGAAGTGGGCGAATCGGGCCTCGCCACGCGCCTCTTTACCCCCATTGCCTCGCTTTGCCGGACGCCGATCCGCATCGTCGGACGCGGCACGTTGCTCGTGCGTCCGATGACGATGATGCTCGAACCGCTGCGGCAGCTGGGTGTCACGGTGCACGACAACGACGGATTCCTGCCGGTGGAGGTCTGCGGACCGATGCACGGCGGTGAGGTGGAGGTCGACGGTTCGGTCTCCTCGCAGTTCATCACGGGGCTGCTGCTGGCCCTGCCGCGTGCCGCCAGCGACACGACGCTTCACGTGCGCAACGCCGTCTCGACCCCCTATCTGGACATGACGCTCGATACGGCGGCGCGCTTTGGCGTGGAGATCAGCCAGCGCGACTACGAGGAGTTCTACATCCCCGGCAACCAGCATTTTGCCGCTACCTATTTCAGCATCGAGGGCGACTGGAGCGCTGCGGCCATGCTGCTCGTGGCCGGCGCCACGGCCGGTGAGATCACCGTACGCAACGTCTCGATGCTCTCCAAACAGGCCGATACGGCCATCTGTACGGCGCTCGTGCGGGCCGGCGCGGCCGTGATCAACGATGAGGAATCGGTGACGGTGGCCCACCGTCCGCTGCACGGCTTCGAGTTCGATGCCACGAACTGCCCCGACCTCTTCCCGGCGCTGGCCGCGCTGGCCGCCGCAGCCGAAGGGGTGAGCACGATCCGCGGCACGTCGCGCCTCGAATACAAGGAGTGCAACCGCGCCGAGGCCATCTGCGAGGAGTACGGCCGGCTGGGCATCGAGGTCGACCTCTCGGAAGAGGATGTCATGCGTATCCGCGGCGGGGCGATCCATGCCGCCCGCACGCAGAGCCACGGCGATCACCGCATGGCCATGTCGCTGGCCGTGGCGGCGCTGAGGGCCGACGGCGAGGTGACGATCGAAGGGGCCGAGTCGGTGGCCAAGAGCTATCCAACCTTCTTCGAGGATCTGGCCCGGGTCCGCGAATCGTGA
- the lptB gene encoding LPS export ABC transporter ATP-binding protein produces the protein MRLYTSELVKKYKARTVVDHVSIDVNQGEIVGLLGPNGAGKTTTFYMIVGLIKPNEGRIFLETDQGQVSELTSLPVYRRAQLGVGYLAQEASVFRRLTVEENIRAVLEMTDYSKEYQNERVEALIEEFRLQKVRKSLGIQLSGGERRRTEIARAVAINPAFILLDEPFAGVDPIAVEDIQSIVATLKHKNIGVIITDHNVDETLAITDRTYLLYEGKILKTGTAEELAADPMVRKVYLGQHFELKKSHQLTQEMKNRKGEELRQAASEEARKAVDEIRGDKH, from the coding sequence ATGCGACTTTACACCAGCGAACTGGTCAAGAAATACAAGGCCCGAACGGTTGTCGACCATGTGTCGATTGATGTGAATCAGGGCGAGATCGTCGGCCTGCTCGGCCCCAACGGAGCGGGTAAAACCACCACCTTTTACATGATCGTGGGGCTCATCAAACCCAACGAGGGCCGGATCTTTCTGGAGACCGACCAGGGCCAGGTCAGCGAGTTGACCTCGCTGCCGGTCTACCGTCGGGCCCAGCTGGGCGTGGGCTATCTGGCCCAGGAGGCGTCGGTCTTCCGCCGGCTGACCGTCGAGGAGAACATCCGCGCCGTGCTGGAGATGACCGACTACTCGAAGGAGTACCAGAACGAGCGCGTCGAGGCGCTCATCGAGGAGTTCCGCCTGCAGAAGGTTCGCAAGAGTCTGGGTATCCAGCTCTCGGGCGGTGAACGGCGCCGTACGGAGATTGCCCGGGCCGTGGCCATCAATCCGGCCTTTATCCTGCTGGACGAACCCTTCGCCGGGGTGGACCCCATTGCCGTGGAGGATATCCAGTCGATCGTGGCGACTCTGAAGCACAAGAACATCGGAGTGATCATCACCGACCATAACGTCGACGAGACGCTGGCCATCACCGACCGCACCTACCTGCTCTACGAGGGCAAGATCCTCAAGACGGGTACGGCCGAGGAGCTGGCCGCCGACCCGATGGTGCGCAAGGTCTACCTCGGACAGCACTTCGAGTTGAAGAAGAGCCACCAGCTGACCCAGGAGATGAAGAACCGCAAGGGCGAGGAGTTGCGCCAGGCGGCCTCGGAGGAGGCTCGCAAGGCGGTCGACGAGATTCGCGGTGACAAGCATTGA
- a CDS encoding regulatory protein RecX — translation MQPTRKINTPREKRTKTPEQALTSLMRLCARAEKSEGDARRLMRGWGLAERDAEAVLARLVRERFIDDTRYAEAFVREKLRLSGWGEYKIRTALQRKGIRREVIDAALAQADRSAMEQRLAEQLARKARTVKHTTAYELKTKLIRYGLSLGYDYEAVMDAAAQLVKDTDTCDDF, via the coding sequence ATGCAGCCGACTCGAAAAATAAACACACCGCGCGAAAAGCGGACGAAAACACCCGAACAGGCCCTCACCTCGCTCATGCGGCTCTGTGCCCGGGCCGAGAAGTCGGAGGGCGATGCCCGGCGGCTGATGCGCGGCTGGGGTTTGGCGGAGCGTGATGCCGAGGCGGTGCTGGCGCGGCTGGTGCGCGAACGCTTCATCGACGATACGCGCTATGCCGAGGCCTTCGTGCGCGAGAAGCTGCGGCTGAGCGGCTGGGGCGAGTACAAGATCCGCACGGCGCTTCAGCGCAAGGGCATCCGGCGTGAGGTGATCGACGCGGCGCTGGCCCAGGCCGACCGTTCGGCCATGGAGCAGCGCCTGGCGGAACAGCTTGCGCGCAAGGCCCGGACGGTGAAGCACACGACTGCCTACGAATTGAAAACCAAATTGATACGATACGGGCTTTCGCTCGGTTACGACTACGAGGCCGTGATGGATGCGGCCGCGCAGTTGGTCAAGGATACGGATACATGCGACGATTTCTGA